The sequence CCCCAGCAGGCCTGGCCAGctgccctgtccctgtccctgctggaGGCTCCTGTGCCTtcgccccagcccccagccccgtgCAGCCAGGGTGCCGCGTTGCCCACCCTGGCGGGGGCAGGGGTCTACCCAGTGGCACCCTGAGAGCCTGGCCAGTCTGCCGGGTGACTTTCTGGCGTCCAGATGCTCCTGctgtgggggaagggagctgagTTTGCCTTGGGCACCCTGGGGCTTTCTGCAGGCCTGGCCGGCACCCCCAGGCAAgggccctgctgctccctggggctgggcctcCCTCGTCTCCCAGCCGCATCCCTCGTGGGGGCTCCTTTGCGGGCGCAGGGGTTGTGTGGAGGGCAGTGGCCTGCGCCCGGGAGCTCAGGGTGCGTGTGTGCCTTCgtgcgtgtgcctgtgtgcgCACACAAATTGAGTCCTGAGTTCTCGGCCTGCTGTAAGTGCCCATGTGGGGCCCATGGAGGAGAATGAGCCGGTCGTGGGGCCACTCCCAGCCCGGGGGCCAGGGGCCTTGGGACACCAGCCTGGAAGCCGGGCGGGGGCGGTGCCAGCTCTGGGCAGGGGCTTGTCTCCACATCTGGACCCGGCAAGGTTCTCCTGTGGGGGCGCGATGGTGAATGTCACTGGCTGGCTGGTCACACCGTGCCTGTCTTGCGAGCTCCGCCGCCACTGTGGCGCCAAGACTGtgtaccaataaaactttattcacacaCGCTGGGGTGGCTACCGTCATCTCTGTTCGCTgtccctgtctctttctctgtgttttaGCCAAAGCAGTCTTAAAAATTAACACATCTGTTGAAAGCTGTACGTGCTCCCTTTTGAAGACACACGTAGAGTCTAGACCAGGCAGCGCCTGTGTTTCGCTGGTGCACTGAGCGGCTCGTCAGGCCAGATGTGACTCGGTGGCTTTCGCGGCACTGGGGCCTCAGGAGTGAGCATGTGCGGGaaggtgccccccacccccgcaggcGACTGCAGAACCCCGAAGCCACCGCCTCTCACGTGGCTGCTGGCCCAGCGCGTCCCGGGAGAGAGACAGGCTCTAGTCGGGCAGGTGTCTCTGCCGGGCAGCCTGGGGGCCGCTGCTCTGCTCCGCCTTAGCTGTGGGTCCCCGGGAGGTGGGGGCTCCTGTCTTGTGCCCTTTCACCCTGGGTCATGTGGCCTTGTGGGTGCCACCCCAGCCAGAGGGGCCTGCTCCGCGGCCTGTTCCTGGAGCTGCAGGAGTGGAGGGGCCGGGGGTGCCAGGCAGGCGGCAGGGCCTTGGGGGTGGTCAGGGCCCGGGGACGAGGCGCACCTGAGGGCGAGACAGCTGGGCCGACTGCAGGAGCCTGGGCCTTCGGGAGGCAGCGGCGCCCAGGAGGGCTCTGGCTTGGTGGCCAGTCCCCGTGCTCTCTGTGCCGCAGACCCTGTGGCCCTGGCTCTGGGCCACGCCAGGTCCCTACCCCAGACACGCATCAGCACCTGGGACCCTGGTCCTGCAGCGCAGGGGTCCCCCCGCCAGGGGCAAGCTTGGGGGGTCGGAAGTCTTCCCTGAGGCCCCAGCCCCAAGGAGCggaggggagggaaaggctgAGCCCTAGGAGGGAGCCAGGGCTGGTTTGGGGGCCCCAGGGCCACTGGCCACAGGGTGGCTGGACCCCCGCCAAGGACAGGCCAGCCGCATCTCCGAGCCACAGCGCCTGCTCTCAGGCTTCTGGAGCATTCCAGCTTCGAGCCCACCTCCCCCATGGTCACGACTGAGGTCTGGATGCTCCGTGTCTCTGTGAGAGCAGAGAAGTGGCCTCCTCAGGGCTGCTGCCACGGGACCTTGTAACACGCATGATCTCCCTGGGGTGCCCAAGGCGGGTCGCACACGGGGCTCACGACTGCTCTGGGCGGGAACAGGGCCCGGGCCCCCTGCAGTGAGGACGGGCAGGGGGCGGCCGTGGGGCCTCACCTGTCTGCTCTCTGTCTCCCTGCAGGTCCGGCCTCTTTGCCCTGCCCCCGTCCGCTCCGCTGCCCCAGGGTGACGACCCCGCGGCCAGGAGCTGCCATGGCCGGGCCCCCGAGGACCGGGACGGAGAGGTGATGCAGCTGGGGCCCggctccccgcctcccccccgCCCGGACCAGCACCAGGACACCGCCGGCCCCGAGCTGCCCCCGCCCCTCGTGCCGCCGCTGCCCGCCGGCAGCCTGGGCCCGATCCCGCCGTACTTTGAAGGCGCCCCCTTCCCTCACCCGCTCTGGCTGCGGAACACGTACAAGCAGTGGGTGCCCCAGCCGCCCCCCAGGACCATCAAGAGGACCCGGCGGCGTCTGTCCCGCAACCGCGACCCCGGGCGGCTCATCCTGAGCACCATCCGCCTGCGGCCGCGCCGGGTGCTCTGCGAGAAGTGCAAGCGCACCCTGAGCCCCCCGGAGGCCACGGCGGCCAGCCCCGGCCCCCCGGCCGCCCCCAGGGCCCGCAGGCGGCTGGGCAGCGGCCCGGACAGGGAGCCCCGTGAGCCCCAGGAGCCGGAGGAGGAAGGTGACCCCGTGGCCGCTGTCGCCGCGAGGAGGAGCAAGCGGGAGCGGCGGGAGGAGGACAGGGCGCCGGCGGAGCAGGTGCAGCGCAGCCCGGTCATCAGGATCTCCTACAGCACGCCGCAGGGCAAGGGCGAGGTGGTCCAGATCCCCTCCCGCGTGCACGGCTCCCTGGAGCCCTTCCGCCCCCCGCAGGCCCCACAGGACGGCGGCCCAGAGCCCGAGGCGCTGAGGGACCCCGAGCCCAGGGACAGGCCACCTGGCGGGCCCTCGGCCTCCGTGCCCAAGCTGAAGCTGACGCGTCCCGTGCCTCCCAGCTCAGACCTGCCACCTCCCAAGATCCGCCTGAAGCCCCGCCGCCCGGGGGACGGGGAGCGCCAGCCCCTGTACCGAGCCGAGCTGGTGGAGGACCTGAACGGCTGCCGGCCCGGCCCTGCCCGCGGGCTGGCGGACTCGTCCTCCGGGAGTTCCGGGGAGGATGAGGACTTCGAGAGGTGTCCCCAAGGCCAGCAGGGCCGGGGCGGCCTGGCTTTCCTCGTCGGCTGCCCCGAGGGGCGCACGGGCTGCGCCAGCGAGTCGGGGTGCAGCAGCGACAGCCTGGACGAGGCCAAGTCGTCCAGCTCGGAAGTGACGTCGCCAGACACGGGTGACCTCTCGCCCGGCAGCGGGGCGTCCGTGCCGTCCTCGTCCAGAGAGGCTTCCCAGACGGTGCCGCCCCTCACGGTGCGGCTGCACACGCAGAGTGTCTCCCAGTGCATCACGGAGGACGGGAGGACCTTGGCCGTGGGGGACATCGTGTGGGGTAAGATCCGTGGTTTCCCTTGGTGGCCAGCACGTGTCCTTGACATCAGCCTCGGCCAGAAGGAGGACGGAGAGCCCTCTTGGCAGGAAGCGCAAGTCTCGTGGTTTGGTTCTCCAACTACGTCGTTCTTGTCCATCTCGAAACTCTCCCCTTTCTCTGAATTTTTCAAACTGCGGTTTAACCGTAAGAAGAAAGGGATGTATCGGAAAGCCATAACCGAGGCCGCAAACGCCGCGCGACACGTGGCCCCAGAGATCAGGGAGCTCTTAACCCAGTTTGAGACGTAACCTTGGTTCCCCGAGCAGGTGAGTGAGCTAGCAGGTGACCTCCGCCCCTGGCTGTCCCTCTGCTCTGCCCTGAGACCCGGGGCCCGCGGCAGCCCGTGAAGCCTGGtgcccccagctccagccccctgCTGGCTGCGCCGAAGGGCACCGTGCACAGCGTGGTTGTCCTCACTGGGAACGTCACCTGGGCTCCGCGGTTTATGGAAGAAGTGCGTTAAAAGCAGGCCAGTTGTCCCCCGCCACTTGCTCCTTCCAAGCCTGAAGCCAGTTTGTGTTTTGCAGATGCTTTCCAAGGAAAGCGGTAAAAGGTTCCTCACTCTTCCATTAGCTTTTTGGAGACAGGGACTTGATTGATCTGGGGGGAGCCGGGTGGGGCGGTGTCAGCTGTCACCCTCGTTGAAGGAGAGACCTTCACCTCCTCCCAGAGGGGCCGGGGTCTCCTCCTGCTGCCCGTGGGCACCGTCCACGtctggagagggggagggggaggggagcctcTGCCCTACCCGAAGGCCCTGCGCTTCCTCCTGGTGCCGGATGGGCTCCCCGCGTCTGCAGGCTCTGCGGTGGCCAGGCCCTCGggtcccctctccccagggggactttgtttttgtttgtttgtttgttttgtttttttgtttttttgtttttttgagacagagtctcactctgttgcccaggctagagtgagtgccgtggcgtcagcctagctcacagcaacctcaaactcctgagctcaagggatcctcctgtctcagcctcccgagtagctgggactacaggcatgcgccaccatgcccggctaattttttctatatttttttagctgtctatataatttctttctatttttagtagagatggggtctcgctcttgctcaggctggtctcgaactcctgagctcaaacgatccgcccacctcggcctcccagagtgctaggattacaggcgtgagccaccacgcccagcccccagGGGGACTTTGTAGACTCTCCAGCCAGGCCCCACACCGAGGCCCTGTGGCCAGGGCATCACCCCTTGCAGAGGTGAGGGGGTGCCCCCAGCCAGGGGGATGTCACCTTGTGGCATGTCTGTGGTCACCAGATGGGCAGGGCTATCACCCCATGGTGCTGGGGGCGTCATCTTGTGGCATTGGGGATGTCACCCGGTGGTGTTGGGGGCGTCACCTTGTGGCATTGGGGATGTCACCCGGTGGTGTTGGGGGCGTCACCTTGTGGCATTGGGGATGTCACCCCGTGGTGTTGGGGGCGTCACCTTGTGGCATTGGGGATGTCACCCCGTGGTGTTGGGGGCGTCACCTTGTGGCATTGGGGATGTCACCCGGTGGTGGTGGAGCGTCACCTTGTGGCATTGGGGATGTCACCCTGTGGTGTTGGGGGCGTCACCCTGTGGCACAGGGACTGGGGACTGAGAGCCGCTGTCCATCTGGCTTGGCGACCTTCAGGGCCTTTGCGCCGcctgcccacccacctgcctggCCTTCGTTTCCCAGGTGGCTGTGCTCAGGCCTGAGCctctggctggggaggggtctggggTGGCCCGTGCGCCCTCGCTGCTGTGCCACGTGCGCCAGGGGCCCCAGGAgaaaggaggcagtggggagaaggtccccagggtccccaggcTGCCCGGCTCTGACCTGGCCTCGTCCCCTCCCCCAGACACAGGTGCGTCACTTTGTGCCCAGGAGTCTGGGCACAAACCCTGTTTCCCCTGAACCAGGCCCGTTTCTGGTTAGTTCCGAGGCCCTCgtgtgggggcggggcaggtgcCAAACAGGCGTGTTGAGGAGTGTGTCACGCCAGGGAACCTCGGTGGGTAGACAGTGAGCTCTGAGGGGTTGGGAGAAAGGTCAAGTGACTGGCGTCCCACTGGCCTGGCAGAGCCCTCCTGGGTCCTGCCTCGCTGCCCGCCGGCTGCCGGCTGGCCTGGACGCCCTTGCGTGGGAGCCCAGAGCCCACGAGGGCGCGGAGAGCAGTCAGCCATCACACCGTGACCGGGCTCGGTGGCTCCAGGGGCTCAGACAGCGACAGGCAGTGAGTCGGCAACATCTGCCCAGGCGAGTGGCCCCGGGAGGCCCAGGCCTCGGCTGGCAGGGAGCCCCTGGCCGGAGAATGTGGCCTTGTAGGTTCAGGGCTGGCTTTGTTTATCCGGAAGCAGAGGAAAAATCTAGCCAGACGGGTTTGCCTGCCTGCGCAGGGGGCCTGTGCCCACAACGGGGCGGCTTCTCCCTCTGGGCTGGGCCAGGACCggccctgccccccacagccgCAGCCCTGGA comes from Eulemur rufifrons isolate Redbay chromosome 28, OSU_ERuf_1, whole genome shotgun sequence and encodes:
- the PWWP2B gene encoding PWWP domain-containing protein 2B, with product MEPRAGCRLPVRVEQVVNGALVVTVSCGERSFAGILLDCTKKSGLFALPPSAPLPQGDDPAARSCHGRAPEDRDGEVMQLGPGSPPPPRPDQHQDTAGPELPPPLVPPLPAGSLGPIPPYFEGAPFPHPLWLRNTYKQWVPQPPPRTIKRTRRRLSRNRDPGRLILSTIRLRPRRVLCEKCKRTLSPPEATAASPGPPAAPRARRRLGSGPDREPREPQEPEEEGDPVAAVAARRSKRERREEDRAPAEQVQRSPVIRISYSTPQGKGEVVQIPSRVHGSLEPFRPPQAPQDGGPEPEALRDPEPRDRPPGGPSASVPKLKLTRPVPPSSDLPPPKIRLKPRRPGDGERQPLYRAELVEDLNGCRPGPARGLADSSSGSSGEDEDFERCPQGQQGRGGLAFLVGCPEGRTGCASESGCSSDSLDEAKSSSSEVTSPDTGDLSPGSGASVPSSSREASQTVPPLTVRLHTQSVSQCITEDGRTLAVGDIVWGKIRGFPWWPARVLDISLGQKEDGEPSWQEAQVSWFGSPTTSFLSISKLSPFSEFFKLRFNRKKKGMYRKAITEAANAARHVAPEIRELLTQFET